From Falco naumanni isolate bFalNau1 chromosome 4, bFalNau1.pat, whole genome shotgun sequence:
ATCACAGACAACACTGTAAGCAAGCTTGTATCATGCGTAGCAATAATGTGCCTAGAAGCATATAAAACACGGCATATTTCAGCTCATAATTCCACATCGTACTGCCTCGGTATGAACTCAGTATGGACTCCTGTCAGTCCTATACTTGCTGCTTTTAACATCAACTGCTGGTAAAGACTGAGGGATGGACAGCGCATGGGACAGTCTGAGCTCTAGCTAACACTCCTGCACTATTGTTCCAGGATTTGCCTACAGCCCACCCCGTACCTCAGTACGGCACACCGTGCATCAAAATAGTTTGTTTACAGAGAAAACTTAAGATTCAAAGGTAGACCCAGAcatgttttcaaacagcagtACTGATTAGGTCACCAATTCCAGAGGTCCTCTACTGATGTATAGAGGTATTCCTCGCTGCAAATAACATGTCACTGTTACATCAACCACGCTAAGATATTACTGCTTTGTCAGAAATTGATTACAGAATAAGCCTTCTACAGCAGGCTAGATTTATTGTACATTTGAAGATTAAAACTACACAGTATCAGTGGCGTTGTACAGCATATGTACACAGAAACCAAAGAACAGCTGTGAACTATTTCAGTTGTACTGATAAAGTCCAATTCAGTGCCAGTGGTTAAGTTCCTGTTAATCACTGCATGTTGTTCAAAATAGACAATGTTCAAAATGGTCTCATGATAAAGACCAGAATATTCTGCGCTGGTAACTGAACCAAATAAAGCTGACACTGCAAACAGGATTAACACTACTTTTCTCAGAGGTGAGCaatgataggacaagagggaacaaATGCAAGTTACAAGAAGGGAAATTTCAATTCAATTGCCCTTCCAGcctaaaaatgttttatgattCTACCAATGTTTCTTGCTTATATATTCATCAGCCTGAGTAGGCACTTCAGCTCTGAGAGCAGGGCACTAAGTATGCATATAGGCAGTAAATCTAAACCCTCAAACTGAGGGATCTTGGTGAGTCTTGTCTAATGTAAATTTAATCTGTGGTACCAAAAGTTGTAGACGATGAGGTAAAATATTATTACAATACAAAAGAGTAGCATTCTTCTTTTCCAATAATGTTGTTTCTTATGAAATAAAAGCTCCACCTAAAGTCTTTCTAACAGAGAATGACTGTGGATGATTTGCTAAATCCTCACAAACATCTATCCATGAAACTCTTAATGGATTCAGAAAGCAAGAATCTACATTTAATAGTTTATTTAGACAATGCATTAGATAAACACTATTAGGAGGTATTAGAAGAGATTCCAAACATCCCATGAGACACTGAGCATTCATGCATTTTGCATAAAACCTGCATCAGCATGGAAGCTGATCTAGCAGCAAGAAAGTTCCTGTCAACAGCAGTGGCTGAGTAAGAGATTGGTAGTTACAAACTGCCAAGGGGATAAGACCCTGAACACCACTGAAATGACAGAGACGTAGCTATCCAATTCCCCAAGACAAAAACAGAGCAGGTGTTCAAGTCTCTGTGTTCATGGCCATATATAATGAGCTTCAGACAGAAGACACAATCTGTGAATAAAGCTGAGAGGACAACTGCAGAAGCATGAACAGTCAGCAAAGTAGCTGTAATTAGGCATTACTGTATACAATTGAATTTGACTACTGTTGCCATAAAGtgcaaaaagttattttacaaCTCCCTTAGCTAAAGAATGCATTCATCTACTCAGAAAGTGACAaggctctttaaaaaaaaaaaaaaaaaaaaaagagattttttacCCACTTTGACTGACTGCTTTGGACTTCCAAATTTAAATAATAAGACAGTAATGTGAAACTAATTAATGATTGTACCCACTTTAAAACACTGGTAAGTTGATTTTCAGGCATTGCCCACCCAACTCATAAGAAAGATTATAAAAAGCTGAGGCTGTATCAGGAAGATCACAGTAGAAATGACATTACCACTTCAGGACCTTGCCAAAGGTGCTGTGTATATGGCTCGGCCAACAAAAAGCTAAATGCATCTGATTCACAGTCATGCAAAGTTAGCCAAGTTTAAACATTCTTGAAGTTGTCCAAGTGCACTGAGCTGACTTGGTGCTCACACAATCTGTTTTGTCTACTCTGATGCACAGGTTATAACCTCTGCCAGAGAGCTAGTAACACATGGTGGCAGGtgaggggaaaagcagcatgaTCATAAAAGCATTACAGCCTTATCTGACATAACTGTCATCTCCTTGTGGCATTTCTAGTCATCTTCAAAAACTATGAACCAAATTACAGCTACCTATAGGTTACGTGTGTGAGCTTCTGTATCAGTCTGCAGCTGTTCAAAATCCAGAACTCATGCATTTCAACCCACACTTCCAGCAAACCTTCTTTTGATATAACTTCACTGGACAAAGAATTGatgtaaacaaaaaatgaaCTCACTGAAGAAGCTGCCCAGCTGTTGTAATTGTGACTATCCAGTTCTTTGGTAACTGAAGATGCATCCACAATGGCAGCAATGAGGTACAAAACAAAGGCACTCCCATTAAAACACAGACCCTGTTGAAAAACCAAACATAACTCATTGACATGCACATGCTTTTGTTACCATTTTCTATTCCAACACTACAAAACTCTCCTCTGAAATATAATGTACGCAAGAAATGTGATCCTTAACTATTTTTACCTTCTTCCAAGTTTCTCTCCGTAAGATTATAATTTAACTGCTTATTTTGAAGATTCATAAACATTAAAGCACATCTTGGACAAACTGTTCTCTCTGTCACCAAATCCAGAAAAGTCTAAAAGCTAGTATGCTGTGACTTTCCAAAAGTGAAAATAAGGATACAGTTCAGTTATCACGATCTAAGTGTTAAGCAGTAAGAATATGACACtatgtgaaaataataaaacaaatctgaaatttgATTACATTTCTCATCTACACAAAGATACACTGTAGGAATCAGTAACTCATGGCATATGAACAATATTTATAAAGcttctaaaacttttttttcctccacttttgaaggagacaaagaaggtgtattttcttcagttgtattcttccatttttcagtacctttcccttctgcctgcttttgagaggagaaagaaacagataaaaCCAAGGAGAAGATCAGTCTGAACGGACCACGTGGGTCACCTAGACTCATCCATGGCAGATGCTGCATTGTCTCTTCCAAGGAGCAGAGTTTATGTCTCAGGGTATCTACGTTCATTACTAAGAAAGACGCAAAGCAGATAACATTGGTCTCGCATAACACTACAgagaataaacaaaaccagtttgtttggggtttgcaTAAAAAGgtataaggattttttttaaaagtatgtaatTTTAATACCGTGTTCTTTACTCACTACTTGGTTGTGGATATAGGAAGAtcatccttatttttaaaaaaatcttcgAGAACTCTACCCTGCTACTTGTCTCAGGCATATGAATTTGGCCATGAAACACACTTCTTGTTCACTGGTGCCATGTTCCAGTGGAATACCCATGACATGATTTGCACCTAGTTACAACTGCAGGAATTGGTAACTCAATTTAGTCCAGGTCCTAGTGTTATAAATGatctgctgccttcagcttccAGCCCCGTGTTCGCACTCCAGCATGTCACACAAATATCATAACCCTTAACTGTTGGCGCAGTTGTCTCTAAATGATGCCATATTGGTGCAGCTCCAAGTTATTTATTTCCATGGTGTGACCCAGCGGATGCTAGGAATGTAAGTCAATTATTCACCATTTCATTCACTAGTCACCAACTCTGGTagaatctaaaaaaaaagaggtgcaGCCCAACAGGAGAAGTTCAGAAGGCAGCAACAACAACTGTATCCACATCAGCAACTCCCTCAGCGCAACGAAGCGAAGATCAACAGCTTGAAGTGGTTGGTATGGAAGCTCCTCACATCCATCTCCAGGACGCTTGGTTCTGGCAGAGTTTTCTTCAGACTTGGTAGAGCCTGGCCCACTGCCGCACACTCCCGTGACACACAGGGTTCAAAACTTTCTGGAGGGAAGCCACTCCCCAGACACACACTTTCTGAAGCCCCTCCAGAGAGCAGTGTGCTGTGCTGTCATCTGTCAACATGTCAGTCCAGGTCACCACTGCCTGTATAAGATTTCCCATGCAAAAAGCCTTACAGTTTTCAGAGCATACTGAAGGGCATGTACATCCTGCTGTGGTTCCCAAGTCCTTGCAACTTCAGGGCACTTAGAAAAAAGCCACCTACAACACCTTTCCCCAGGGAACTGTCGGCAGTGCCTCAGCACTCAGATCGAGTCCAAGGCCTGGCACTTGGTGTTTAATTCATACATTTATAAATGAGTGGGGTTCATCTCACCTCTATCAGTTGATCTGATAAAAGGTCTCTATCTACAGATCTCACCTCTCTTGTTTTATCTGGGCATTACAGTAATAAAGTATCAGTCGATTTTAGGATAAAATGCCAACAATTGCCAGGTTCAGGTGAACTTTGGTAAAACGCTGATTTTCAAACTCTGAAATTTGATTGCCTAGAgtatttgttgttgttatttttagatTTCCTGTTCCAAAAAGACTCAATTACCCTGGAAAGCTACAAATCCCTGCAGTATCTTGTcatgtagaaaagaaaaaagcacataaTTTTTGAGAAGTGCTGCTCTGGGAAATAACACTGTTGGGGAAGATGGAATGCAATGCAAGCTGATTGGGCCTTTACTGCCAATATATTACTCAAACCAAATGGTTCATGCTAAATTACCATCTGCTTCTTAAATTCAAATCTaccagattttaaaagcttccacTGATGGTTTTAGCAAAGAACTTGCACTATTAAGGAGAGTTAGTTTTGAAGCACATCCTTTGGGTTAATTTGCAGTAAAAGTAACTGCATCTTAAGCAATTTGGTAATGTGCTTAACCTGCAAAAAGTGAATTTATGACAGAGAAGTCCATATGTAATTTTGGAGACTGCATACAATAGGCACAATTTGAGCTAACTGTTGCCTAAACAGGCAGAGCAATAACTAGCACAGACTGAAATTCAGGATACTTCAGAGAATAAGGGGATGGTGGGCATAAGCTTCCTCACTCAAAAAGGTGTGTGCATCATGCTCCCTTGAATGAAGACATTAACAACATCTCTCTGAAGAGACCCAACATTCCTCTTGGCCAGCCAGGAGTGGCAGAAGTCCAATTCAAAGGCTGTTCCCAACAGCTCTCTTAATACCTTACAGCAAAACAAGCTGGAATGCAAgcatcttttattttgcattgatTTTCTCTTCATATTACCCTTTACTATAAATGGAGCCTACCTTTTGGACCTACATTTATGTGATCTTATCTACAATATGTTTGTAACTCAGAGCAAGAAATACATTCAATATGAAgtagaaacaaattaaatactCCAGCTTGCCTACCACATAGATCAGGGACAACTCATTTATGTGCAGTTGTTGTCTGCTAATAAGTGTTAAACGGATAAAAGAGGGCTAATGACTAAAGCTGTAGCCAAACGGATACAAAGATGCCTTCCCTTTGAATGTACTTCACATACATCTAATGcaatgaggggggaaaaaaaaccccaacacacgTTTAAATGGACCCAGACACATTACTGCTGTAACTGAAATAATACAACATTTCTATAGCACTGTTATATCCTTAATGGTAATTGCTGGTCATGAAACTTGAAAACAGAGAAGCTATCTGAATGTGATCCTGGTGGTTCTTATTAGTAATTGCTATAGCTAGCTATTTATAACAGCAGTAAATGGgaagagtgaaagaaagagaGTATTCAATTTTGGTCACATACACGATATAGCTGATAACAAGTGGTTTACAACACAGAAGTCAAATATGCTTtatcataaaaataacagaattattGTCAATAACTTTTAtctagtggaaaaaaagaaaaaagaacagtgtCTCACTGTATCAGATAAATGCAAAGCTAAAATTTATAATCATTCCTGGATGGGCCACAAATAGCCAGGTGGCTGAGATGACAATGACTTTTAGGATCTGCTACCCTGTACACCAGcctgttataaaaataatgtaaaaatatagtGTTGAGAGGTACAGCTAGCCAGGCTTGTTCAAACCACAAAAACTGGATCTGAATTTTAAGTGCCTGtgaaatttttctgtaattacatTAGCTGTTTATCTGATTTCCATTAAGTCTTGAGCTAAAAGCAAAGGATTACATGGcacatattttacatatatataacaCTAATTTTCAGCATCATTTTCACAGTAGGCTATATATGGATTGTCAGACTGTTGCTACCTCTGAACCATCTTTGCATTTAGTTTAACAGACGAAGACTCATGTTTTAAGAGCCAGGGTCCCACTTCCAATTCATGGTGTTGATTCAGGTAGGGATTTCTGCTGTTTAAGCCATATGGCCAGGTCTGTTAGCTCAGAGGCAGCAACAGACATATTCTTCATGGGATGTAATCactaaagggagaaaaagaggccACTGTGCATAAGTATCAGTCACACAGACATTATTAAAAATCAAGTCACTACATCAACTGCTgaacaaaacagtgaaacatCACAGGAAAAGTGTTTTAGAAGTGTCTAGGTAGCATGAAGGTTAAACAGCCACACAGTAATAgggaaaaatgtgcaaaaagcACAAGTACTGTTGGTTAACCACATCTACAGAATGCatcaatattttattcttttcataactcagcaaacctgaaaaaaacaaacaatggGTATATTTACCACCGTGGTCCATGGCACCTGGGGGATCCTGGTGTACGTCATAGTCATGTAGATGATCAGAAAGAAGACTGTGAGAACCCAGTAAAACACAGCTACAAACATCACCCAGCCAAAAGCTGGATATAGAAAGTATTCTGTTCCAGCAATCAGGGTCCACACCAGCAGCCCCAATACCTGCAAAAGTtatggagaagaaacaaaactgttacACAGTCTTAGACCTCATACATTTGTTCTAGTTCAAGGAACCCCACCACTGCCATTCACATAACCACTTAATGAGCTGAGTTGAGATGCTACACTGACAGAATACCAATCTAACAATAAAGAACATATAAAACTCGTTTTGCTGTGGCAGGGTGTCACAAAGCGAAAGGTAGAATGAGGCATCTCAGTGTTGATTTAGCTTACTTTTAACTATTATGGAGCCACACTTGTAGTGGTTTTACAGCTAGCTCTCAAAAGGATTGCTTATTTTCGCCTACTAGCTTATGTGCATGaaggtaaatattttgcagtcagCAAAGTCACTTTAGAAACAGAAGCCTGTGAAGGACCACTGGGATCTTCAGGTCCCATCTGCCACTGTCACGAAAACTCAGTAGCTGGGGTCTAGTCCACCTGCCCTGTGGACTGGCAGGCACAAAACAACTCCCGGGACCTTATTATAAAAGGTCAACAAAAGATCAACAGACACCACCACTGTGACACGCTGCTGGACCAGAGCGGGTCAGGTTCAGAATGTTATATTCCACTGTTCTTAAAACATCTCCCAAGTGACCTGATCCCGAGTAGTAGATAAGAAATCACACTCAAGCCAAGTCCTCAAGCAAACCagtctggggggaaaaaacttTCTTCTCATCTTGAATCTGGCAATCTGTTCATATCTAAGACATGAAGAATTACATGAACCAAGATTTTAACATACTCTTCTCCAGTTTTCTCTAGTGTTAGGAGATCTCCAATGCATTAAGAGATACGAGGAGCAAACAAAATATAAGCCACAGGAAGAAAAGTTGTGTGTTTCACAAGTTGTCCAGCAATtagaaaaatcttaattatgaaaataaagggctattttattccttaaaaacaagaaagcagaaaatacaaatcCCACCACACACACTTTACTGGAGTCAGATGTGGGAATTAAAATTCTTATATTTGAGACAAGACTTATCTCCTTCTGCTATATGGACTATGGTGAAACTGCCTGGCAGTAAGAAATTGAAGGAAGACAAAATTAAAGCACATAGTAACACACTTATTTAACAGACAACAGCCATATCTGGACAATCTAAAGAACCTTCTAACCCAATATTAGTCTTCAGCAGTGGTTAATAACAAACGTCCaaagaaatatattaagaaTAGATCATGCAATATTAATGTTTCCTTGGACTACCTTCCTCAGCTCTCAGGAATGTGTAGTGGAGGGACTTCCTGAGCCTACGGTGGCATCTTTGTAATCAATAGCTCCTGACAGAAGATGACAGTCTTGCTATAGCTTCATTTGCGCAAAAGCTAATCCTATTCCCATGCAAGTTGTTGTCCATGGTCTCATTTACTTTTCTATTGCAGAACTGAGTATGTAAATATTAATGATAAAGCTCTAAATATTACATACATGACAAAACTCTAGTGTTAAACAAAAGTGTATTGTAATTGGTCCTGCTAACTTTCAGCAGTGTCCTGGTATATGTTTATTTTGCCTTCAATTCATCCTCCTGCCACCCAAACTTAATTCAGCCTTCTGTTATCTTGCACGTTCAAAGTATATTTCTGTACATTATCTGTACATTCATCCACATCCGcaaaaacaccacacaaatGTCTGttccacttttcctttttttgggtCTTGTAATAGAGAAGGCACATAATGGTCTTTCTAAGAGTATTTTTCCACCGTTTTCACCAATTCAGGATTTTCTCTCTTAACAGGAAGCCCTAGAACTTGCTCAGACTGGGATAAAAATTCCTACTTTCCACAGCATGCCAGGGGAGGGCAGTATTGCCTCACAAGAACAGTTCCAATAGCGTTAACTGGGTAGTTTAAACATACACTATTCTTAAATGCAAAGTTACCAGTTCAGCAATGCTTCTCGTAGTTCATTTAAATTCTAGTTCCAACAACATTTAGCAATTCAGTTAATAATGCCTCAAATTGCATGAACTACCCATGATTAGATTGAAAACCAACTCAGTTCCAGTGTTCCAACAGCTTTAAGATTCAACAATCTTGATAGACTGTTTAGCTaacaaaataccattttcttaGGATACAAAGTTGCTTTTCGTTGTTTCCATCCACTTTAAACCAAATTTAAATTCATAATTCAGAAATTATACCAATGAATAACTGGTCTCGTGCTTGATAAATAATTATTAAGGACAGATTTATCCTAGATATCAACATCTAGTAAAATACCAAGAACAGAAACGTCAAAGatgagacaaagaaaacaaagacattatAAATCATTAAACACTATAGCCTACTGACAACAGTGCTGGtttttagaaagcttttaaaaataaaagtaaacttTCTCATAAAAAGCACAAGACTATGAGAAATGCTTAATACTACATTAAACACGAATAAGGTTGATAAGGACACCTCAGCTTATATAATGGATTATATCTGGTCACAAGCAGTGAATTAGtaacattaaaaaggaaaattttgagGTTACATGAGACCACTGATCTTACATTACCAGACAACAAAGCTAGCAAGACATTAACTACTGCACTGGTATCCTCGCTGGTCACTGCTATTTCCAGTAACATTCTAACCTGGCATTATTACCcctctttcaatttaattttaaatatttaagtggCTGTACTTCTTACATGTATTCCAAAGAATTGCTTTCAATGAATATTTTTAGCTAGTCCATATCAATGGCAGAACAATTTATCTAAGCAATTGAGATGCGCCACAGATATTACAGATTTATATTCTTAACTAGTTCTTGGTTCGTATGCATCATAACTTTGAAGGGTTGCATATTAAAGTGCATCTGACATTTTCAGTTAGATCCAGACACTCTTACTGCATATTACTGGAGCTGACAGgctgaaataatatttcagatttcttgATTAGACCTGAAAAGGCCAGATCAGCTCATAGTAAACTATTCACTGTGTGCAGTTAAATGATATGGCAAATGGTTTTATTGCATATGTAAACATACGCAATAAATTGATTTAACGTTCACACTGGCTGTCAGCATCCACAAAGTAACTAAGGAGTCAAAGGAACATAGACATCTAGACAAGTTTTCTGTGATTAGCTTGTCTTCTCAGCATATTAACACTGGGATAGCTTCTGCAGTGTTAAAAGCCTGTCTCATAATATTCTGACTGTCCCTTACGTTACAGTTTCCTGCTCAACAGATCAGTTCAAACTGGATGACACTTGTGCATCTGCTGGAGCAGCGAATGACTTTTCCTGCTGATTTGGTAACAAACCTCCCCACTGGGAATAACTGGACTATATTCAAATGCCATCTCAATGAGCATCCAGTGTACAGAACCTGGCAAGTGAGTAATAAGTATGTGATACCGTAAAGCAGAGACCAGCAACTGCAACACCTGGGGAGCGCCCATAGTAATTCAGCATGTAGAAAGTACACAGCTACCTTCAGTGCTTCAGGTCAGCTGAAAGACAAGGGAGAAAGTAACTGGGAAAGGCCTCTATCTCATTATAACCAGGTATGCTGAAGTGTATTAGTAATAGCTaagtattatattttaatttatgagCAAGTCAAAATATGCTTATTTAGAATGACAGGAACATACCAGAATCCTGTCAAAAATCACTctaagaaaggaaggaaaaagcatcaagaatgaagaaaataatgcacGTGGTAGTCAATGAGAGGGGGTGCTAGGTCCTAAGATTCTAAGGGCTCCACCAACTGGGTCCAGTTTTTCAAGTCAAATGGGAGATAAGGATTTCACTTGCCAGCACATGATAAAGGCAAGCAGTTTGCCCTTGTTTACTGCAATCTCTGATTTCACCTCAGACATCTATTTCGCAGTTGTCTGGCTGCTGCTT
This genomic window contains:
- the CMTM8 gene encoding CKLF-like MARVEL transmembrane domain-containing protein 8 produces the protein MEPPVPPPQEQPPRPRSHTVTTTSSSFTANLSASSSTLAYDREFLRTPPGLLMVTEIVLGLLVWTLIAGTEYFLYPAFGWVMFVAVFYWVLTVFFLIIYMTMTYTRIPQVPWTTVGLCFNGSAFVLYLIAAIVDASSVTKELDSHNYNSWAASSFFAFVVTSCYAGNTYFSFISWRSRTLQ